In the Malaya genurostris strain Urasoe2022 chromosome 1, Malgen_1.1, whole genome shotgun sequence genome, one interval contains:
- the LOC131440231 gene encoding syntaxin-3-like, whose translation MKCWRFRSTFKDFEYKFVQEHEFWTLYNQERILDDLDRFSEIAEWIRSLQRNILDVEVNIFSEGFDKAVRKLKENAQLCYKIYSAVKRMQNDLSKQQWRAQEEIVSRVRSMQYESIKAAYLKAYWKYDAVVRRFEETIKQNSFSLSSREYSDQFECNQSDHDLRWSQCRRQAYQEDTVDDALEELDALVDRHQELRTLERSLVEMRDLFVLFSTLVMQHGSLLNLIEGNVQIASDHVARAVENLELAREYQWKSNGRDCLCFNRITILLLVLIVLSMIVCILIIKKFIL comes from the exons ATGAAATGCTGGAGGTTT AGAAGTACGTTCAAGGACTTTGAATACAAGTTTGTACAGGAACATGAATTTTGGACCTTATATAATCAAGAACGAATTCTAGATGATTTGGATCGG TTTTCGGAAATCGCCGAATGGATTCGGAGCCTACAGCGAAACATTTTGGATGTGGAAGTAAATATTTTCTCCGAGGGTTTTGACAAAGCAGTacgaaagttgaaagaaaatgcTCAACTATGTTATAAGATATACTCGGCTGTGAAACGGATGCAGAATGACCTGTCGAAGCAACAATGGCGAGCTCAGGAAGAGATTGTCAGTCGTGTTCGATCGATGCAATATGAAAGCATCAAAGCTGCCTACCTGAAGGCGTACTGGAAATACGACGCGGTAGTACGGCGTTTTGAGGAAACGATCAAACAAAATAGTTTCTCTC tatcttCCAGGGAATACAGCGATCAATTCGAGTGCAACCAATCCGATCATGATTTACGATGGTCACAATGTCGGAGACAAGCTTACCAGGAAGATACTGTAGATGATGCGTTGGAGGAGCTCGATGCTTTGGTAGATCGCCATCAAGAATTGCGGACACTTGAGCGTTCATTGGTAGAAATGCGCGATCTGTTTGTCTTGTTTTCCACTCTGGTAATGCAACACGGTAGTCTTCTCAATCTGATAGAAGGGAATGTACAGATTGCGTCCGATCATGTTGCAAGGGCAGTTGAAAATTTGGAACTCGCTCGGGAGTATCAGTGGAAATCGAAtggaagagattgtttatgtttcAATCGGATAACGATTTTACTGTTAGTTTTGATCGTGTTATCGATGATTGTATGTATACTGATAATAAAAAAGTTTATATTGTAG